AGGATCTACCAGATGACCCATGGGGTCCTGAACCTGCCACGCAATCCCCTGCTGGACTGGACGTTTGGACACTCACTCATCAACTGTCACGTGGAGCACCACCTCTTCCCCTTCTTGTCTGATAACATGTGTTTAAAGGTAAGAAGATGATACCTGTTGCATGAGATCATCACAGGAAGACTGTCtctacactgcattttaaattgtgtGCAAATGGAGTCAGATTTGGCAGGAAATCTGCAGGTTTGCCTCGTCATAgtacaaaacaggaagagggcgctgtttttCCAGCACACACCGAGCTACagctttcagagtttctcaCAATGGCAGATGGTGTAAGGAGAGGAaggtcaaggaaaaaaaaaacacttcaaaccTGTTTATCTTCTTcaggaaagtgaaagagaaaacaaacacagagtgaTGCCAAGGAAGGGGAGGGGGCAAAGGCGCATCACCTTGTTTGCAAATAGCAATCAACAGAGTTTATGGGAAATTTAATTCTCAGAAACACTTAACAACACCCCTGGTGTGATACGGAGGCTACCAATCATCTTGATTATGCTCGTATTTGTTTATGGTTATTATGCAAAAATACCACAATGATACTTCACCTACTGACAATGataaattgttgttgttttttaatgcttCATGTTGAATATACACATTGAATATAATAACATGGGCACAAACTGAAATTACTTTGTTGTCTTTATGGGCTGACCTCCTGACCCTGAATTCTAAACAGATATTTTAATTGACAAAATcagttttgttcatttcttttggAAATGTCTGCAAAACTTGTCCCCATAGTTGACTGTGAATCTCCTTTCCTTCCACAACTCGCCAGGTAAAACCAATTGTGTCCAAGTATCTGAAGGAAAAGAAGCTTCCATACCAAGAGGACAGCTATCTCTCCCGTCTGCACCTCTTCTTCCACAAATACCAGGAACTGATGGTATTTGCCCCACCAATCACAGAGCTGGTGGGAGTACAGTGACGGAGTGAAGTTGGCgtagaaagaggagagaaactatTCTGTCTCATGCTGCTATGCACTCAAATACTGCGACTGTTTCAAAGCACAAGCTTCATCGTTCAAGTGCATGTCTGCTGGCACTGACACAACGTGCACAATCCATGTTTTGTCAATCAACAGCAATCAATATACATTTTGAATCCAAAATGCATATACATGGCAAGATGAGATTACATTTTTAGTTTGCTCTAACATAGTAATTTTAAACTTAAGCAAATCAATTGAATATGACCCCCTCATGATTGAATATTGTATCATATCACTTAATAAAATCACTTAATCAGCAGCCCAAAGGCGAGAGCTCCACTGAATGTTGACTTGATTGAGCTTAATGAGTGCTCCATTCAATGTCACAGTGGGAGATTAATCACAGTCCTTGAATTGACCTGTTTTCCTACTGACAgatggtgttgttttgttgttgtcaatgcaagcatttatttttctgtgtccttATCTCAAAGGCACATGCTTGACTGCACTGTAGTTACAGTCTGTAATGATACAGATGTATTTAAAGGTGTTGTTAAAGGCAAACACGTTTTTCCAGCTGAGAAACTGTATTAATCCaaattgttttattgctatCTTTATTGCCACATTGTCTTAGTATCCCAAGTCCTATGCTGACTGTACTTATAAAAAGTTGTTCTTGAGTGATATGCCTGATTCAATAAATTACAgcatatacaaaataaaataaaatttaaaaaactatCCAGAATTTGAGACGTAGTCACTGGGTGGCAGTGTTGTATCCACCCTCGGTTGGCAGTGTTGCCCTTCACATTCAatcagtgtttgcatttgcactggACCTTCCAGGTGAACTTTGAAATGACAGACATGCTTCATTAGGGCACAGGAAAGCAGCTGAATAAACATTCAATCAGAGCATTTATTACCTCAATTCTATTAAGATAACCTAATCATGTTGATCATGCTCAAGCAGAAAACAGGAGCAACTGAGTCGGTGAATTCATCAGTGAAGTAGAAACAACTCTCATATAGAAGTAACACTGATAATCTAATTTTCAAGTTAAATGCAAACAGAGAGCATGCGGGGGAATGCAATTCTACACCTCTCTGTTTCTGATTTGTGAAATGAGCTCCACCCTgtggcttctttttttccttcagggAAGGGGAGGGCAGTAATTGTGCGAGGGGTGTATGCCTGCTTGCCTACTGGCCTGTCTGGTTGCATGTATGTGTTGAGTGGGTGGTTGACTTGTTGACTGAAACTATGAGCCGCTGACGTTCACATCATTTAGGTGTGGCTTGTTAGACTCTTAAGTGTGATCCAGGAACTGCAGGTTGACCGGCTGCATAAGTGGCTGAGCCAGTTAGTTTCAGTGGGAGAAGGAGCTATGGCAGATACAGCCACTGAAGACACAGACCTCAACTCCTGCATGGAGGATAAAAGTAAAGGATGTCCTGAGAGTGTGCAGAGCCCTGACAAGCCTGAACCTGCAGATGGACTCCAACAGAACGGGAAAGTGGTTGAACCTCCTGTGATCAAGAGCAAAGAGGAGCAAAGTGAGGAATCCAAAACAGAAGAGATCAAGATTCAGGAAGATCTAGAGGAATCAGAGGATCCCAAGAAGCCTGATGAGGACAAGAAGGAGGACGCATCGCAGactgaaggagagaaagatgaggtgaaaaatggagagaaaaaggaggagaaagaagaagaggcaAAGGAGGAACCTTTGGGTCCCGACGATGTGGTGTGTGATTCGTGTATTGAGAGCCCCTGCAGGGCCCTTAAGTCCTGTCTCACCTGCCTGGTGTCGTACTGCGAGGCTCATCTCAGACCTCACCTGGAGAACCCAAAGTTTCAGAACCACCGGCTGGTGGAGCCGCTCAGGGACATCGAAAGGCGGACGTGCGAGAGCCACAAGTGGCCCCTGGACCTTTTCTGCAGTGCCGacacctgctgtgtctgtcaggAGTGTGTGACTGAAGACCACAAAGGCCACAACACCGTACCTGTGGTGGAGGCTCGCAGGCAAATAGAGGCAAGTTTTCTAAGTCATTCTCTCTTTCatattcttttctattttgtttcctttcataAACATTTACCAAAACTAAATGTTCAAAACTCAGGATATCTTATGTTCCCCTTCAGTCCACCATTAGCAGTATTTCCAGACAAGGCCACACCATTCTCAAATTACACCATAGCCTATCTACTGTGTGGTTTTGTTATCTGAAATATACTCAAGTGTTGGGTTTTGTTCggctatttattttttcctgaaagGACTAAAGGTGGAGTCCATCACAAACAGGGTGAACAGAACAGGTTTCTCACAAATAGATAGACACTGTCAGACTAAAACAGTGTAGctgtctgtgtttaaaaaatacttATATATAGCCATAAAATGTAATCGCAACTGAAACCatcaaaaatgacacttgatatAAAACATGGTGCAATAATATGACAGCAAGGATCACACTGTTATCATTCTTTGCCAAttcttccctttcctcctgACAAAAATAGTATGGCCTCCATAAAGGACAGCCGCTGGGtgacaaataataattaatacattttctccactggcGCCTTCATATATtgaaaagatatatatatatatttatagtaaTAATGTCTGATGATGGGCTTAGAACTTAATAGAAGTTAATCTACAACACCAAGAGGAGGGAGATGGATTCAGATAGTTAATATGAACTTTTCAAATTGCATTACTGGATTTAGCTTTCGCAGCTGCTAATATGGATCTAATAACTAAATTTAATTAGTGTTCTAAAACTGACTTTAATTTGTGAGACAAAGGGCAATAAATGTCAGGCTTGATCTAGGTGATTATCAAAGTGTGTACTTCTCAGTTGTGCATTCTGGAAACTCTACACTAAGACCTATTTTGCCCATCTGACGTACATTGAGGAAGCTCAAGCTTCAGCCAAAGAGtcatttgtctctctttttgaCAGTTCATGACCCTCTGGTTCAAGCATTCCAGGACAGATTCCAGCAGAGATCTTTGGTTTTAGCTCGCACCTGTCATTTGCAAACAGAGTTATCGCAACACCTCAAACCACTTCAATTACATCAGCAAACCAAAGACTTCAACAAGCCCGCAATGTTAATAATACTGCTTGAAAATACCAGTGAAAACATAGGTGACACCACcacgactctctctctcaccacgagaggttaaaataaaaaataacctcATGATCACATGCGTAACATAGTGTAGCTTCCTGTCCAGAGCTTGTGGCCCCTCAACGGTTCACCTCCAGTACTTCCTTTAGATAAAACTATTACATAACTTATAATGTATAACTCACACATGTAGAAGTCAAAGCTTGGTTTGCAGTGGTACAGCCTTTGTCTCTAGGTCATCGTTAATCAAGACATCCATTCACAGTGCCACCTACAGATTTGGTTATGTTGGCTCAAGTCAAAAAAACATTATGTAGACACAAGACATGTGGGGGAAATTCCTCCTTGGTTGTCTTACATGAATCCCCTCTGGACATAAAAGATGCATGGCTGTATGTGACAGTATGTGACAGATATCTGTCCCAAAGCCAAAACAATGACTTGGATGTACTTGGCTGTGCACTATTCCTGGTAGTGCCGGTTGTTACTTGTCAGCACAAGAGCGAGTTTTACTCCTGCTGTGACATAATTTGTGCGTACTCTGTAACTCAGCACAGACTGGTGGAACGGCTTCGCTTTACCTTTAAAATGATGTGTTCCTCATATAAAAGCATGTTGAGACCAGATTAGTgatgttttaaagaaaatagaaaCAGCTGATTATCTAATGCAGGATAGATTTAATCAATGGCTATGGATAGTCAGGTTTTTTAAAGGGACCTGTTCTCGCTTTAAATACTGTTCAGAGCAAATGAAATGCCGTGGCGCCCTGAGGGTGTACGCTGAAATGGAAAAGAATTCTACACCTTCAACTCCAGAGCCGCCTGGGCCTGTCTAAGGAATTTAAACTGAACCTGAAACTCAGGTTAATACTTTGTGACGAGAAAAGTTATAACCTAAGTCGCATAGGcccaaaacagaggaaacaggaaCAACGGTTTGAGTTTTCCTGAAGAAACAGCACAGATGTTTACATTTTGCGAGTAAATGAACTTTGTGCACGGGCGAGCTGTTTGGTTTACACATACTCTGGGCATGACATCATGTGGTGTGGTTTTGTGAGGAGGCATACTAAATTCAGCTCTCCTCTCCATACGTTTGCAGAAAGAACTAAAGCATAAGCAGACTGAGATGGTgaagacagtgacagcagcGGAGAACGCCATCAACAAACTTCAAGTCAACACAGTCTCCATCGAGGTATGATACACTCAAATGGATTACAAGTATAGCCAATGTGCCGCAAAATCACAAGAATGTCAAAATGCTTTCGACATAGACAGGAAATCCTGGTTGATATCAGCTATTTTTAGCTGGGAGAACCTAGAGCCACCCTAACCTGACTGGTTTTCCCAGATGTGGGATGAGGAAATCCATGTTTTTCATGTGGTTCAAGGTGGCGCTGACTCCTGCTGAGGCTGTGAAGCATTTACCTGATTTCCCCTTGGAgatcaatacagtatttctgattctgactgtaTTTGCAATTACTTTCACAAAAGCAACCTGAGCTGATCTGTTTCAGCTTTCATATGTATCACTTCACCTGTGTCGTACTTCTTCTTCATATTATGAGtatgattaaaatgatctaATCTAATAAAGAGAGCACTGTTCTGCAGCATTCGGTGACTGAAGTGCGAGAGGTGATTGAGAACCAGTTTGCCGAGCTCCAGGCCGTGGTGGAGAGAGCAAAGAGGGAGGTGACTGAAAtcctggagggagaggagaagcaggCTCGCAACCAGGCCGAGGGGATCCGGGTCCATCTGGAGCAGAGGTGCACGGAGCTGAAGAAGACTCAAGCGCAGGTGGAGAAGCTCTTCAAGAACAAAAACGATGTGGACTTCCTGCAGGTAACACATCGCTGATACTCAACCACAATAAAATTCAACAAGTAGTGTCAAAGTTTTGGTTCTCAGGGAGACTCAGTGTCTGACAGCGGCAAatggatgtgtttgttttacaggAGTATTCAGAGTGGAAGAAAGAGACCCCTGATATTTCCCTGCCTGGGATCTACATCGGCCTGATGGATCGTCTAAATACCTTCAGCCGTGTGATTGTTGACTCCACCCAGGAGCTATGTGACAAGCTTGTCTCTTCATACATAGACAAACTTAAAGAGACATGCAAAAACGGTAAGCTCTTGACCTGACATTACACTGAATACAAAGGGGAAACGATGCTATGTTGAAAACAGAACCTCCAGCTTTGAGTCACTGATGTACAGATTATCCTGTGGCTCTCGGGGCGTGTTCACACTCGCCTGGAGGACTCAGGAATCCTCAGactgtgtgtcactgttttgGAACTCAGCTACCAGGTGGTGGCTAACCTGAGAGATTAGGATGCATCTAAATATGGCATGCCATCTAAGCAAAAAGCACCCGTCAGCTCACCCATCTGTGTGCTTTATGAGTCACCTCATTTGTGTGTCACGAGTGCCACTGGGAATCACCTGGAGGAACTAATACATGATAATTGCTCATACATTTCCCCTGTGGTACATTTTGTGCCAACTGAAGAACAATAGCGAAATGCATcgtataatttcacttatgttttgttgttgaagaATGTAATAAATTTTCTTCCTTCCCCCCCAGACAAAGTGGGAATAAAAACCACAGTCAAAGAAATTATTGCAGCGAAACAGAACATGTCCATACCAGATCCAGAGACGCGTGAGGACTTCCTCAAGTGTAAGCTTACGTATTTATCTCCTGTTTATGGGCCGTCATACTGACTGACTAcagtgtgatttatttttatttttattagcacAGTACAAGAGCATACTTCCTAATTTCTCAAATGCTTTTCCAGATTCCAGCCAAATAACATTCGATGCAGAGACGGCACATAAGTTCCTCCGGCtgacagaggaaaacaggaagGTGACCAATACCACACCCTGGCAGCATCCTTACTCTGATGTGCCTGAGCGGTTTGAGAACTGGCGCCAGGTACTGGCAACAGAGAGCTTCTATTTAGGGCGACACTACTTTGAGGCAGATATAAGCGGGGAGGGCACTCACATTGGTCTGACCTACAAGAGCATCGACCGCAAGGGCAGCGAGAGCAACAGCTGCATCACGGGAAACGATTTCTCCTGGTGCCTCCAGTGGGACGGGCGCAGCTTCTCTGCTTGGCACAGTGATGTGGAAACCCCTCTAAACGTGGGAAAGTTCACACGTATCGGGGTCTATGTGGACTACACTGGAGGCGTCTTGGCTTTCCACGGTGTGGGTGACACCATGACCCTCATCCACAAGTACAATGCAGAGTTCCTGGAGCCTCTGTACCCAGCGTTCTGGCTGtccaaaaaggaaaatattgttGCCTTAGTGCCTCCTGGGGAGCCATTACCGCTTAAAAgcccctctcctcccacctcacCTGCAAACACGGCTGTTCCCCCCGACACAGCAGCTGAGTAACACTTAGAGGTAAAATTTTCCTGGAGCAGTTAAGTGAGCATTAAACAATGCAAGTGCACTATTACTGTATGTGAGAGGATGTGCATAAAATACAAACAGAGGCTTGCtctatttttgctttattgcttgtaacagtttgtttatgttaattttttttatttaataataaaaatgtattttaaaataaaaaaaataatgagaaaattgTAGCTTCAAATGGTTCTCATGCATCCTCTGAAAGAATTCAGGTACACCTCATATTTGTACTTTTGGGACTACtgttactttttattatactgtgATGTCATTTCTAAGCTGTGTATTGTATTATGCAATAAAAAGTGTATTTTCATCTGCACAAAATCTTCTGGCCTTTGTTTACTGCTCAAACTCCATCAAGAGTGTATTACACACACTAAGTCAAAAGTTTTTTAATTAACTTAACTGAATGACTTAattcaaataaatgtaattaaaatctTGTTATTGGAGTTATGACAATGATATCAATCATGTGCCTCCATAAATACTGCCTTACAGAGTTTAGCGGTGATGCAAATACAGCAGACAGCATTACTCTGcaaaccaaaatgcaaaatgcagtggATCAGATGCAAATGTACTGGGTCACCTGTGTTTCTTCTGAAGTTGAAATTTGCATCTCTGATTACAAATGTGATCAAAAATACTAGTTGTCACACATTACTTTTGAGAACATATTTTACTTTATGCGAAAACACCACATATACCAACTCTGGTAAAACCTAACCCAAAATGTAATTCATTTACAGCAAATATTTGTTCTCCTAGTCCCCCTGCACAatattttacattgtatttACAATCTTAATAATAATGCTTGTgggtgggatttttttcttctagtAAATCTAAGCCTATCATGTCTTCTACACGGTGTAAAGAATAATGTACGCCCATGATAGATTCACAGATACAGAGGCAGTTTCTCTCCATTTGCTTCAAGATACTCAGTGTGTTGGGAAACATGTGATGAGTTTTCCAATAGATACTGCTGACcgtaacacatacacactgcataATGATAATAAGGCATTCATTTTGGATGGTGCACCAGTCACTCCTAGAATAAAGTATGAGGTACTGAAATAaagtagggttagggttagggcttagtccagtaattttaggccaaaattggggtcaacctaggacaaattgcaagagaagcaaactcaactgattttgtatcctcagtttgtcctgagtgagggaaaaaaagtcccaaggaatcccattggtggaaagttttgaaaatcacctacttatgaccacatattaccaaaaaacactgtttttaacacacaggggaaagggggtccaaa
This genomic interval from Myripristis murdjan chromosome 19, fMyrMur1.1, whole genome shotgun sequence contains the following:
- the trim16 gene encoding tripartite motif-containing protein 16, with amino-acid sequence MADTATEDTDLNSCMEDKSKGCPESVQSPDKPEPADGLQQNGKVVEPPVIKSKEEQSEESKTEEIKIQEDLEESEDPKKPDEDKKEDASQTEGEKDEVKNGEKKEEKEEEAKEEPLGPDDVVCDSCIESPCRALKSCLTCLVSYCEAHLRPHLENPKFQNHRLVEPLRDIERRTCESHKWPLDLFCSADTCCVCQECVTEDHKGHNTVPVVEARRQIEKELKHKQTEMVKTVTAAENAINKLQVNTVSIEHSVTEVREVIENQFAELQAVVERAKREVTEILEGEEKQARNQAEGIRVHLEQRCTELKKTQAQVEKLFKNKNDVDFLQEYSEWKKETPDISLPGIYIGLMDRLNTFSRVIVDSTQELCDKLVSSYIDKLKETCKNDKVGIKTTVKEIIAAKQNMSIPDPETREDFLKYSSQITFDAETAHKFLRLTEENRKVTNTTPWQHPYSDVPERFENWRQVLATESFYLGRHYFEADISGEGTHIGLTYKSIDRKGSESNSCITGNDFSWCLQWDGRSFSAWHSDVETPLNVGKFTRIGVYVDYTGGVLAFHGVGDTMTLIHKYNAEFLEPLYPAFWLSKKENIVALVPPGEPLPLKSPSPPTSPANTAVPPDTAAE